The following proteins come from a genomic window of Larimichthys crocea isolate SSNF chromosome XV, L_crocea_2.0, whole genome shotgun sequence:
- the emc1 gene encoding ER membrane protein complex subunit 1 isoform X1 codes for MAKLILLCLNYMILRSTVEAVFEDQVGKFDWRQQYVGKVRFSSFDTHAQSSKKVLLATESNVFAALNTRTGDLFWRHVDKTGPEGNIDALLQHGQDAVLVVGNGRLLRSWEINVGGLNWEILLDSGSFQSACLVGQQDNVKHVAVLKKTVVSLHYLSNGHQKWIENLPESETVDYQAVYSDGNGEVYAMGVVPHSHITIVVYSVEDGEIIKQVSVEAPWLSNIQTSCAVIGPGMLTCMDPATVSLYMLDLHLESEMTQIPLQALGLEVTPGFHPVLVSTQPNPARQPLSEFFLQLGPEQYLLLQLNNGQIVTLRDFKPAMLASFATAGEKTVAAVMSPKNKTACSINLFNAETGRRLLDTTLIYNLDPNGGKPEKLYVQAFLKKDDSVGYRVMVQTEDHALAFLQQPGRVMWTREEALSDVVTMEMVDLPLTGTQAELEGEFGKKAAIQDGLMSMVMKRLSSQLILLQAWIAHLWKLFYDARKPRSQVKNEVTIENLSRDEFNLQKMMVMVTASGKLFGIDSKTGSILWKHYLDNVPSNAAFKLMVQRTTAHFPHPPQCTLLIKDKDTGLATLHVFNPIFGKKSHITPPALPQPILQSLLLPLMDQDYAKVLLLVDDQYKVSAFPSTKNVLQQLQEMASSIFFYLVDSSQGRLSGYRLRTDLSTELIWEVVIPTEVQKIVSIKGKRPNEHVHSQGRVMGDRSVLYKYLNPNLLAVVTESTDLHQERSFVGILLIDGVTGRIIHEAVQRKARGPVHVVHSENWVVYEYWSTKSRRNEFSVIELYEGMELYNSTVFSSLDRPHAPQVLQQSYIFPSSISTMEATLTEKGITSRHLLIGLPSGGILSLPKMFLDPRRPEIVTEQSREENLIPYAPELIIRTEWFINYNQTVSRVRGIYTAPSGLESTCLVVAYGLDIYQTRVYPSKQFDVLKDDYDYMLISSVLFALFFATMISKRLAEVKLLNRAWR; via the exons ATGGCAAAGCTAATTCTGCTGTGTCTGAATTATATGATACTACGCAGCACTGTCGAGGCTGTGTTTGAGGATCAAGTAGGGAAATTTGACTG GAGGCAGCAATATGTTGGCAAGGTTCGGTTTTCCAGTTTCGACACACACGCGCAGTCATCCAAAAAAGTACTTCTAGCAACGGAGAGTAATGTTTTTGCTGCACTCAACACCAGGACTGGAGACCTCt TCTGGCGACATGTGGATAAGACCGGACCAGAGGGAAACATTGATGCTCTCCTCCAACACGGACAAG ATGCGGTGCTGGTGGTTGGTAACGGCCGCCTGCTGCGCTCCTGGGAAATAAATGTTGGTGGTTTGAACTGGGAGATTTTGCTCGACTCTGGCAG tttccAGTCGGCGTGCTTAGTTGGACAACAAGACAATGTGAAACACGTGGCTGTTCTGAAGAAGACTGTCGTCTCTCTCCATTACCTCTCTAACGGTCATCAAAAATGGATAGAGAATCTACCAGAAAG TGAAACCGTGGATTACCAGGCTGTGTATTCTGATGGAAACGGTGAAGTGTATGCAATGGGAGTTGTTCCCCATTCCCACATTACTATTGTTGTTTACAGTGTGGAGGACGGAGAGATAATCAAGCAG GTCTCAGTTGAAGCTCCGTGGCTGTCCAACATACAGACCAGCTGTGCAGTGATCGGCCCCGGGATGTTGACATGCATGGACCCTGCAACTGTATCCCTTTACATGCTCGACTTGCATTTGGAGTCAGAGATGACCCAGATCCCCCTGCAG GCACTGGGACTTGAGGTCACCCCCGGCTTCCATCCAGTACTGGTGTCCACCCAGCCCAACCCAGCCCGGCAGCCGCTGTCTGAGTTCTTCCTTCAGCTCGGACCTGAACAGTACCTGCTTCTTCAGCTCAACAATGGACAGATTGTCACACTGAGGGATTTCAAGCCT GCCATGCTGGCTTCATTTGCTACAGCTGGAGAGAAgactgttgctgctgtcatGTCGCCCAAGAATAAAACT GCTTGCAGTATTAACCTCTTTAATGCAGAAACTGGACGCAGACTTCTGGACACAACACTAATTTATAATTTGGATCCTAATGGAGGGAAGCCAGAGAAG CTGTATGTACAGGCATTCCTCAAGAAAGACGACTCTGTTGGCTACAGGGTCATGGTGCAGACTGAAGACCACGCACTCGCTTTCCTACAACAGCCAG GGCGTGTAATGTGGACAAGAGAGGAGGCCCTGTCAGATGTGGTGACAATGGAAATGGTGGATCTGCCTCTCACAGGAACGCAGGCTGAACTGGAAGGAGAGTTTGGCAAAAAAGCTG CCATTCAAG ACGGCCTGATGTCCATGGTGATGAAGAGGCTCTCCTCTCAGCTCATCCTGCTGCAGGCCTGGATCGCCCACCTCTGGAAGCTGTTCTATGACGCACGGAAGCCTCGCAGTCAAGTCAAAAATGAAGTGACCATTGAGAACCTCTCCAGAGACGAGTTCAACTTACAGAAGATGATGGTTATGGTTACAGCATCTGGGAAG CTCTTCGGGATTGATAGCAAGACCGGCAGTATTTTATGGAAGCACTACCTGGACAACGTCCCATCTAATGCAGCCTTCAAATTAATGGTACAACGGACCACTGCTCACTTCCCTCATCCGCCACAGTGCACACTGCTCATCAAAGACAAG GACACAGGTCTGGCCACACTCCATGTATTCAATCCCATTTTTGGAAAGAAGAGTCACATCACTCCACCCGCCCTGCCTCAGCCAATACTTCAGTCACTCTTGCTGCCTCTCATGGACCAGGACTATGCCAAGGTCTTACTTCTTGTGGATGACCAGTACAAG GTGTCTGCTTTTCCCTCTACAAAGAATGTCCTCCAACAGCTCCAGGAGATGGCctcatccattttcttttatcttgtTGACTCCAGCCAGGGAAGACTTTCTGGCTACAGGCTACGAACG GACTTGTCAACTGAGCTGATCTGGGAGGTCGTCATCCCGACCGAGGTACAGAAGATTGTCTCGATCAAAGGAAAAAGGCCCAACGAGCATGTGCACTCTCAGGGCAGAGTAATGGGAGACCGCAGTGTCCTCTATAAG TACCTAAACCCAAATCTACTGGCTGTGGTGACAGAGAGCACAGACCTGCATCAGGAGCGAAGCTTTGTCGGGATCCTCCTGATTGATGGTGTGACTGGTCGCATCATCCACGAGGCCGTTCAGAGAAAGGCCAGAGGACCAGTGCATGTTGTGCACTCTGAAAACTGGGTGGTG TACGAGTACTGGAGCACCAAGTCTCGCAGGAACGAGTTCTCCGTCATTGAACTGTATGAGGGGATGGAGCTCTACAACAGCACCGTGTTCAGCTCACTGGATCGGCCACATGCTCCTCAGGTGCTTCAGCAGTCTTACATTTTCCCCTCCTCCATTTCAACCATGGAGGCCACACTGACTGAGAAGGGCATCACCAGCCGCCATCTGCTGA TTGGCTTGCCATCTGGAGGGATTTTGTCACTACCCAAGATGTTCCTTGACCCCCGCAGGCCAGAAATAGTAACCGAGCAAAGCCG TGAAGAGAACCTGATACCATACGCACCAGAGTTGATAATCCGTACTGAGTGGTTCATCAACTACAATCAGACCGTATCAAGAGTGCGAGGTATTTACACCGCCCCCTCTGGACTGGAGTCGACCTGCCTG GTGGTGGCATACGGTCTGGACATCTATCAGACGCGTGTCTATCCCTCGAAGCAGTTTGATGTACTAAAAGACGACTATGACTACATGCTGATCAGTAGCGTTCTCTTCGCCCTTTTCTTTGCCACTATGATCAGCAAACGCCTGGCAGAAGTCAAACTGCTCAACCGGGCCTGGCGGTAA
- the errfi1b gene encoding ERBB receptor feedback inhibitor 1, with amino-acid sequence MAGSQNNYWGQHDLNRMCFGLSADIEHNLTELQQQQIAKEFNCNISTSQPPFYSGSYRITSDNIQQPHEGDQVVPSSQRRTMFVGHQREAKPLPPLPDPEELMSDEAADSEVEFFTSDRQRLLPKSCPKAIYRGMNRDCGQVNYAYQESSLRVEGAGGGSIAFSWPGKKDRPSGRGSGFGANIWALALQKEDHQHVDSDTLCSKQPDQHQSSRFRFSCSGPASQSFHSSTTTCPTDKPQIPPRVPIPPKPTALSKNANEEDKPPKIPPRVPLVPPCPPRTPSPKSLPIYINGVMPATQSFAANPKYVSKALQRQQSERAPPAAQFSPCIVPILKDGRQASATHYILLPPGRPAYSDRRERLMSEPAQTGNNSIWQNR; translated from the exons ATGGCTGGGAGTCAGAACAACTATTGGGGACAGCATGACCTGAACAG AATGTGCTTTGGCCTGAGTGCTGACATCGAACACAACCTGACAGAGCTTCAACAGCAGCAAATAGCCAAGGAATTTAACT GCAACATCTCCACCTCCCAGCCTCCTTTCTACTCTGGTAGTTACCGGATAACTTCTGACAACATACAGCAGCCCCATGAGGGGGACCAGGTGGTCCCTTCTTCCCAGAGACGAACAATGTTTGTGGGCCACCAGAGAGAAGCCAAACCCCTGCCGCCTCTGCCTGACCCAGAGGAGTTGATGTCTGATGAGGCCGCCGACAGTGAGGTGGAGTTTTTTACCAGTGACAGACAGCGGCTTTTGCCCAAAAGCTGCCCCAAGGCCATATACAGGGGCATGAACAGAGACTGTGGCCAAGTAAATTATGCCTACCAGGAGAGCTCATTGCGGGTGGAGGGTGCTGGCGGTGGCTCCATTGCTTTCTCTTGGCCAGGCAAAAAGGACAGACCATCAGGTAGAGGAAGCGGGTTTGGAGCCAACATCTGGGCACTAGCTCTCCAGAAAGAAGACCACCAGCATGTGGATTCAGATACTTTGTGTAGCAAACAGCCAGACCAACACCAGTCATCCAGATTCCGGTTTTCCTGTTCAGGTCCTGCTTCCCAGTCTTTCCACAGCAGCACCACAACCTGCCCCACTGACAAGCCACAAATCCCTCCTCGTGTCCCCATCCCACCAAAACCTACTGCTCTTTCAAAGAATGCCAACGAGGAAGATAAGCCTCCCAAAATTCCTCCAAGGGTCCCTTTAGTCCCACCCTGCCCGCCACGTACCCCGAGCCCCAAAAGCCTTCCAATTTATATCAACGGTGTGATGCCTGCCACACAGAGTTTTGCTGCTAACCCCAAATATGTGAGTAAGGCAttacagagacagcagagtgaAAGGGCGCCACCTGCAGCTCAATTTTCTCCCTGCATCGTTCCCATTTTGAAGGACGGCAGACAGGCCAGCGCTACACACTACATCCTCCTGCCGCCGGGCCGACCGGCGTACTCAGACAGACGAGAAAGACTCATGAGTGAACCGGCCCAGACGGGAAACAACAGCATCTGGCAGAACAGATAA
- the emc1 gene encoding ER membrane protein complex subunit 1 isoform X2, protein MAKLILLCLNYMILRSTVEAVFEDQVGKFDWRQQYVGKVRFSSFDTHAQSSKKVLLATESNVFAALNTRTGDLFWRHVDKTGPEGNIDALLQHGQDAVLVVGNGRLLRSWEINVGGLNWEILLDSGSFQSACLVGQQDNVKHVAVLKKTVVSLHYLSNGHQKWIENLPESETVDYQAVYSDGNGEVYAMGVVPHSHITIVVYSVEDGEIIKQVSVEAPWLSNIQTSCAVIGPGMLTCMDPATVSLYMLDLHLESEMTQIPLQALGLEVTPGFHPVLVSTQPNPARQPLSEFFLQLGPEQYLLLQLNNGQIVTLRDFKPAMLASFATAGEKTVAAVMSPKNKTACSINLFNAETGRRLLDTTLIYNLDPNGGKPEKLYVQAFLKKDDSVGYRVMVQTEDHALAFLQQPGRVMWTREEALSDVVTMEMVDLPLTGTQAELEGEFGKKADGLMSMVMKRLSSQLILLQAWIAHLWKLFYDARKPRSQVKNEVTIENLSRDEFNLQKMMVMVTASGKLFGIDSKTGSILWKHYLDNVPSNAAFKLMVQRTTAHFPHPPQCTLLIKDKDTGLATLHVFNPIFGKKSHITPPALPQPILQSLLLPLMDQDYAKVLLLVDDQYKVSAFPSTKNVLQQLQEMASSIFFYLVDSSQGRLSGYRLRTDLSTELIWEVVIPTEVQKIVSIKGKRPNEHVHSQGRVMGDRSVLYKYLNPNLLAVVTESTDLHQERSFVGILLIDGVTGRIIHEAVQRKARGPVHVVHSENWVVYEYWSTKSRRNEFSVIELYEGMELYNSTVFSSLDRPHAPQVLQQSYIFPSSISTMEATLTEKGITSRHLLIGLPSGGILSLPKMFLDPRRPEIVTEQSREENLIPYAPELIIRTEWFINYNQTVSRVRGIYTAPSGLESTCLVVAYGLDIYQTRVYPSKQFDVLKDDYDYMLISSVLFALFFATMISKRLAEVKLLNRAWR, encoded by the exons ATGGCAAAGCTAATTCTGCTGTGTCTGAATTATATGATACTACGCAGCACTGTCGAGGCTGTGTTTGAGGATCAAGTAGGGAAATTTGACTG GAGGCAGCAATATGTTGGCAAGGTTCGGTTTTCCAGTTTCGACACACACGCGCAGTCATCCAAAAAAGTACTTCTAGCAACGGAGAGTAATGTTTTTGCTGCACTCAACACCAGGACTGGAGACCTCt TCTGGCGACATGTGGATAAGACCGGACCAGAGGGAAACATTGATGCTCTCCTCCAACACGGACAAG ATGCGGTGCTGGTGGTTGGTAACGGCCGCCTGCTGCGCTCCTGGGAAATAAATGTTGGTGGTTTGAACTGGGAGATTTTGCTCGACTCTGGCAG tttccAGTCGGCGTGCTTAGTTGGACAACAAGACAATGTGAAACACGTGGCTGTTCTGAAGAAGACTGTCGTCTCTCTCCATTACCTCTCTAACGGTCATCAAAAATGGATAGAGAATCTACCAGAAAG TGAAACCGTGGATTACCAGGCTGTGTATTCTGATGGAAACGGTGAAGTGTATGCAATGGGAGTTGTTCCCCATTCCCACATTACTATTGTTGTTTACAGTGTGGAGGACGGAGAGATAATCAAGCAG GTCTCAGTTGAAGCTCCGTGGCTGTCCAACATACAGACCAGCTGTGCAGTGATCGGCCCCGGGATGTTGACATGCATGGACCCTGCAACTGTATCCCTTTACATGCTCGACTTGCATTTGGAGTCAGAGATGACCCAGATCCCCCTGCAG GCACTGGGACTTGAGGTCACCCCCGGCTTCCATCCAGTACTGGTGTCCACCCAGCCCAACCCAGCCCGGCAGCCGCTGTCTGAGTTCTTCCTTCAGCTCGGACCTGAACAGTACCTGCTTCTTCAGCTCAACAATGGACAGATTGTCACACTGAGGGATTTCAAGCCT GCCATGCTGGCTTCATTTGCTACAGCTGGAGAGAAgactgttgctgctgtcatGTCGCCCAAGAATAAAACT GCTTGCAGTATTAACCTCTTTAATGCAGAAACTGGACGCAGACTTCTGGACACAACACTAATTTATAATTTGGATCCTAATGGAGGGAAGCCAGAGAAG CTGTATGTACAGGCATTCCTCAAGAAAGACGACTCTGTTGGCTACAGGGTCATGGTGCAGACTGAAGACCACGCACTCGCTTTCCTACAACAGCCAG GGCGTGTAATGTGGACAAGAGAGGAGGCCCTGTCAGATGTGGTGACAATGGAAATGGTGGATCTGCCTCTCACAGGAACGCAGGCTGAACTGGAAGGAGAGTTTGGCAAAAAAGCTG ACGGCCTGATGTCCATGGTGATGAAGAGGCTCTCCTCTCAGCTCATCCTGCTGCAGGCCTGGATCGCCCACCTCTGGAAGCTGTTCTATGACGCACGGAAGCCTCGCAGTCAAGTCAAAAATGAAGTGACCATTGAGAACCTCTCCAGAGACGAGTTCAACTTACAGAAGATGATGGTTATGGTTACAGCATCTGGGAAG CTCTTCGGGATTGATAGCAAGACCGGCAGTATTTTATGGAAGCACTACCTGGACAACGTCCCATCTAATGCAGCCTTCAAATTAATGGTACAACGGACCACTGCTCACTTCCCTCATCCGCCACAGTGCACACTGCTCATCAAAGACAAG GACACAGGTCTGGCCACACTCCATGTATTCAATCCCATTTTTGGAAAGAAGAGTCACATCACTCCACCCGCCCTGCCTCAGCCAATACTTCAGTCACTCTTGCTGCCTCTCATGGACCAGGACTATGCCAAGGTCTTACTTCTTGTGGATGACCAGTACAAG GTGTCTGCTTTTCCCTCTACAAAGAATGTCCTCCAACAGCTCCAGGAGATGGCctcatccattttcttttatcttgtTGACTCCAGCCAGGGAAGACTTTCTGGCTACAGGCTACGAACG GACTTGTCAACTGAGCTGATCTGGGAGGTCGTCATCCCGACCGAGGTACAGAAGATTGTCTCGATCAAAGGAAAAAGGCCCAACGAGCATGTGCACTCTCAGGGCAGAGTAATGGGAGACCGCAGTGTCCTCTATAAG TACCTAAACCCAAATCTACTGGCTGTGGTGACAGAGAGCACAGACCTGCATCAGGAGCGAAGCTTTGTCGGGATCCTCCTGATTGATGGTGTGACTGGTCGCATCATCCACGAGGCCGTTCAGAGAAAGGCCAGAGGACCAGTGCATGTTGTGCACTCTGAAAACTGGGTGGTG TACGAGTACTGGAGCACCAAGTCTCGCAGGAACGAGTTCTCCGTCATTGAACTGTATGAGGGGATGGAGCTCTACAACAGCACCGTGTTCAGCTCACTGGATCGGCCACATGCTCCTCAGGTGCTTCAGCAGTCTTACATTTTCCCCTCCTCCATTTCAACCATGGAGGCCACACTGACTGAGAAGGGCATCACCAGCCGCCATCTGCTGA TTGGCTTGCCATCTGGAGGGATTTTGTCACTACCCAAGATGTTCCTTGACCCCCGCAGGCCAGAAATAGTAACCGAGCAAAGCCG TGAAGAGAACCTGATACCATACGCACCAGAGTTGATAATCCGTACTGAGTGGTTCATCAACTACAATCAGACCGTATCAAGAGTGCGAGGTATTTACACCGCCCCCTCTGGACTGGAGTCGACCTGCCTG GTGGTGGCATACGGTCTGGACATCTATCAGACGCGTGTCTATCCCTCGAAGCAGTTTGATGTACTAAAAGACGACTATGACTACATGCTGATCAGTAGCGTTCTCTTCGCCCTTTTCTTTGCCACTATGATCAGCAAACGCCTGGCAGAAGTCAAACTGCTCAACCGGGCCTGGCGGTAA